In one Populus nigra chromosome 12, ddPopNigr1.1, whole genome shotgun sequence genomic region, the following are encoded:
- the LOC133670132 gene encoding E3 ubiquitin-protein ligase RSL1-like isoform X2, with protein sequence MGNTMQKSEETKVEEPGLVRQEEDSNFTCEICTEPMLAIRKFKNGSLCKHPFCLDCIAKYIEVTVEESTGCIECPGLNCKQPLDPLSCRRIISKPIFEKWCDHLCDSTVLGSESCYCPYRDCSVLVLNECMDNLKKIKCPNCKKNFCFLCKIPWHAGYRCNESRHLRDRNDILVGELIEEKRWTRCYNCGHSVERVSGCRDIKYVGFSFAINVEGHSISVLVSTSAVEMFFAIYLFL encoded by the exons ATGGGAAACACAATGCAAAAATCCGAAGAAACAAAAGTAGAAGAACCAGGACTGGTGCGACAAGAAGAAGATTCAAACTTTACTTGTGAAATTTGCACCGAACCTATGCTAGCAATCAGGAAATTCAAGAATGGTAGCTTGTGTAAACATCCTTTCTGTTTGGACTGCATAGCCAAATATATTGAAGTAACAGTTGAGGAATCCACTGGCTGCATTGAATGCCCTGGGCTGAACTGCAAGCAACCTTTGGACCCTCTCTCATGCAGGCGAATCATCTCGAAGCCAATATTTGAGAAATGGTGTGATCATCTATGTGATTCTACGGTTTTAGGGTCTGAAAGTTGCTATTGCCCATACCGAGATTGCTCCGTGTTGGTTTTGAATGAGTGTATGGATAACCTGAAGAAGATAAAATGTCCTAACTGCAAGAAAAACTTCTGTTTTCTTTGCAAGATTCCGTGGCATGCAGGATACCGGTGCAATGAGAGCAGACATCTAAGAGATAGGAATGACATTCTGGTTGGTGAACtgattgaagagaaaaggtggaCTAGATGTTACAATTGTGGTCACTCGGTTGAGCGAGTTAGTGGTTGCAGGGATATAAAAT ATGTGGGGTTCAGTTTTGCCATCAATGTGGAGGGCCATTCCATTTCGGTCCTTGTAAGCACAAGTGCTGTGGAAATGTTCTttgcaatatatttatttttatga
- the LOC133670132 gene encoding E3 ubiquitin-protein ligase RSL1-like isoform X1, giving the protein MGNTMQKSEETKVEEPGLVRQEEDSNFTCEICTEPMLAIRKFKNGSLCKHPFCLDCIAKYIEVTVEESTGCIECPGLNCKQPLDPLSCRRIISKPIFEKWCDHLCDSTVLGSESCYCPYRDCSVLVLNECMDNLKKIKCPNCKKNFCFLCKIPWHAGYRCNESRHLRDRNDILVGELIEEKRWTRCYNCGHSVERVSGCRDIKCKCGVQFCHQCGGPFHFGPCKHKCCGNVLCNIFIFMMLLAFCYFVYFEVHSVPSRKG; this is encoded by the exons ATGGGAAACACAATGCAAAAATCCGAAGAAACAAAAGTAGAAGAACCAGGACTGGTGCGACAAGAAGAAGATTCAAACTTTACTTGTGAAATTTGCACCGAACCTATGCTAGCAATCAGGAAATTCAAGAATGGTAGCTTGTGTAAACATCCTTTCTGTTTGGACTGCATAGCCAAATATATTGAAGTAACAGTTGAGGAATCCACTGGCTGCATTGAATGCCCTGGGCTGAACTGCAAGCAACCTTTGGACCCTCTCTCATGCAGGCGAATCATCTCGAAGCCAATATTTGAGAAATGGTGTGATCATCTATGTGATTCTACGGTTTTAGGGTCTGAAAGTTGCTATTGCCCATACCGAGATTGCTCCGTGTTGGTTTTGAATGAGTGTATGGATAACCTGAAGAAGATAAAATGTCCTAACTGCAAGAAAAACTTCTGTTTTCTTTGCAAGATTCCGTGGCATGCAGGATACCGGTGCAATGAGAGCAGACATCTAAGAGATAGGAATGACATTCTGGTTGGTGAACtgattgaagagaaaaggtggaCTAGATGTTACAATTGTGGTCACTCGGTTGAGCGAGTTAGTGGTTGCAGGGATATAAAATGCAA ATGTGGGGTTCAGTTTTGCCATCAATGTGGAGGGCCATTCCATTTCGGTCCTTGTAAGCACAAGTGCTGTGGAAATGTTCTttgcaatatatttatttttatgatgttacTGGCTTTCTGCTACTTCGTATATTTTGAAGTACATTCAGTCCCATCAAGAAAAGGGTAG
- the LOC133669572 gene encoding DNA-directed RNA polymerases II, IV and V subunit 8B-like: protein MEDIFIVDSVGKNFDKVTRIEARSERLELFMQLDVNTEVYPIKQEERYAVKLTTTLDPDGTPDTAYYTPIKPGSIADNFDYIMHGKLYKILDEGSGANHKVEMLISFGGLLMSLKGNPDCITAFQLDQKYFLCVRKLV from the exons ATGGAGGATATCTTTATTGTTGATTCAGTTGGTAAGAACTTTGACAAAG TCACGCGTATAGAAGCGCGGAGCGAGAGGCTTGAGCTGTTCATGCAGCTTGATGTGAATACTGAGGTTTATCCTattaaacaagaagaaagaTATGCTGTGAAATTAACTACCACACTAGATCCTGATGGAACTCCTGATACTGCTTATTACACTCCG ATTAAGCCAGGGTCAATTGCTGACAACTTTGACTACATCATGCACGGCAAGTTGTACAAGATCCTAGATGAAGGTTCAGGAGCGAATCATAAAGT GGAGATGCTCATTTCTTTCGGCGGTCTTCTGATGTCATTGAAGGGAAATCCTGACTGTATTACTGCCTTTCAGCTTGATCAGAAATACTTCCTTTGTGTGAGAAAGTTGGTTTAA
- the LOC133669217 gene encoding DNA-directed RNA polymerases II, IV and V subunit 8B-like gives MSSSNIIMFEDIFVVDKLDPDGKKFDKVTRIEAHSQNCDMFMHLDVNTDVYPMFVNDKFTMALAHTLNLDGTPDTGYYTQGGRKTLADKYEYVMHGKLYQIQEEGSRRATRTEMVITFGGLLMLLKGDPSYVSQFELDQRLFCLIRKL, from the exons ATGTCAAGCTCAAACATCATCATGTTTGaagatatttttgttgttgacAAACTAGATCCTGACGGCAAAAAATTTGACAAAG TGACCCGCATTGAAGCACATAGTCAGAACTGTGATATGTTCATGCACCTTGATGTGAACACTGATGTATACCCCATGTTCGTGAATGACAAATTCACAATGGCTTTGGCCCATACGCTGAATCTGGATGGGACACCTGACACAGGCTATTATACTCAG GGAGGGAGAAAAACACTTGCTGACAAATATGAATATGTCATGCATGGGAAGCTATATCAGATTCAAGAGGAAGGATCAAGGAGGGCAACTCGAAC GGAGATGGTTATTACATTTGGTGGGCTTCTGATGTTGTTGAAGGGAGATCCTTCATATGTCTCTCAATTCGAGCTTGATCAGAGGCTATTTTGTTTGATCAGGAAGCTGTGA
- the LOC133668910 gene encoding fasciclin-like arabinogalactan protein 13, with protein sequence MATTPLSFFLLSLLSLSLNAQAQTPTAPAPTPSGPVNFTAVLVKGGQFATLIRLLNKTQTLNQIENQLNSSSEGMTIFAPTDNAFNNLKAGALNGLNQQEQVQLLQYHTLPKFYTMSNLLLVSNPVPTQASGQDGVWGLNFTGQSNQVNISTGLVEVQINNALRQDSPLAVYPVDKVLLPEALFGVKPPTASPPAPSSKSNSTVAAAEPSTGKNSAGGRNVALGLVVGLGLVCMGILS encoded by the coding sequence ATGGCTACCACTCCCCtgtctttctttctcctttcactcctctccctctccctcaaTGCTCAAGCTCAAACCCCGACAGCACCCGCCCCGACGCCCTCCGGCCCTGTTAACTTCACCGCAGTTCTTGTAAAGGGTGGACAGTTCGCCACACTCATTCGCCTTCTGAACAAGACTCAAACTTTGAACCAAATTGAGAATCAGCTTAACAGCTCTTCTGAGGGCATGACTATCTTTGCCCCAACCGATAATGCCTTCAACAATCTTAAAGCTGGTGCTTTAAATGGCCTCAACCAACAAGAACAAGTTCAGCTTCTTCAATACCACACGTTGCCTAAATTCTATACCATGAGCAATCTTTTGCTGGTTAGTAACCCTGTTCCCACTCAGGCCTCGGGCCAAGATGGTGTCTGGGGTCTTAACTTCACTGGCCAAAGCAACCAAGTCAATATATCAACAGGGCTTGTTGAGGTTCAAATTAACAACGCTTTAAGGCAAGATTCTCCTTTGGCAGTTTACCCAGTCGACAAAGTCTTGTTGCCCGAGGCATTGTTTGGTGTTAAGCCACCGACTGCATCACCTCCGGCACCATCAAGCAAGTCCAATTCAACAGTGGCGGCTGCAGAACCATCAACAGGTAAGAACTCAGCTGGTGGAAGGAATGTAGCATTGGGGCTGGTTGTTGGGCTCGGCTTGGTTTGCATGGGAATTCTTTCTTGA